GCATCGCCGACGCCCTCGCCACCCGGACGAGCGCTGCCTGGGCCGGCGCCCGCCCCGACGCCTCCGTCGTCCGCCGCCTCCCGGACGCGCTGCGCGAGCGACAGACGCTCTTCGCGCGCACCGGCGGCGTTCACGCCGCAGGCCTCACCGACGCCGGCGGCGCGCTGCGGGTGGTGCGCGAGGACGTCGGTCGCCACAACGCCGTCGACAAGGTCATCGGCGCCCGCGTGCTCGCCGGCGAGGCCCCCGCCGCCGCGTGCCTGGTCCTGAGCGGACGGGTGGGCTTCGAGCTGGTGCAGAAGGCTGCGGCCGTCGGCATCGGCTCGATCGCAGCGGTGGGCGCCCCCACGAGCCTCGCCGCCCGCCTCGCCGACGAGGCCGGCATCGACCTGTGGGGGTTCACCTCGGCGGGCCGCACCGTGCGCTACTGAGCGGCGTCTCACGTCGCGCCGGCGGCGTGGGGCCGCGGCCGTGTCGGTGCCGCGATCTACGGTCGTGCCGTGCGCATCCTCCACACCTCCGACTGGCATCTCGGGAGGTCCTTCCACCGCGAAGGACTCCTTGGCCACCAGGGTGCGTTCGTCGACC
The sequence above is drawn from the Nocardioides sp. zg-1228 genome and encodes:
- a CDS encoding formate dehydrogenase accessory sulfurtransferase FdhD, whose amino-acid sequence is MTIERSRRPGPSVRTRVVEHASGSETAREDRLITEEPLEIRVRSGALAPRRAWVTMRTPGHDFELAAGWLVAEGLARPGSIAQVAYCTDADLAPEQEYNVVTVTVSGEPVVPHRHDAASSGSSACGVCGKDSIADALATRTSAAWAGARPDASVVRRLPDALRERQTLFARTGGVHAAGLTDAGGALRVVREDVGRHNAVDKVIGARVLAGEAPAAACLVLSGRVGFELVQKAAAVGIGSIAAVGAPTSLAARLADEAGIDLWGFTSAGRTVRY